The Halorubrum salinarum genome segment CGCTGTCGGCGCTCACCGGCGAGGGCGTCCCGGACCTCCTGACGGTCCTCATGGGCCTCTCCCAGCGGTTCATGAAAGAGGAGATGGCCATCGACGTCACCGGCCCGGGCGAGGGGACGGTGCTCGAGGTGAAAGACGAGCGCGGGTTCGGCGCCACCGTCGACACCGTCGTCTACGACGGCGTGATCCGCAACGGAGACACCGTCGTCGTCGGCGGACAGGACGAGCCGATCGTCACCGAGATCCGCGCGCTGCTCCGCCCGCGGCCGCTCGCGGAGATCCGCACCGAGAAGGAGTTCGAGAAGGTCGGCGAGGTCGCCGCCGCGGCCGGCGTGAAGATCGCCGCCCCCGACCTCGATCAGGCGATGGCCGGCGCGCCGGTCCGCGTCGTCCGCGACCGCACCGTCGATCAGGTCGTCGAGGAGGTGAAGGCGGAGCTGGCCGAGATCGAGGTCGAGACCGCCGACAACGGCGTCGTCGTCAAGGCGGACACCCTCGGCTCGCTGGAGGCGATGGCGAACGCCCTGCGGGAGGCCGAGGTCCCCATCCTGCGCGCCGAGGTCGGCGACATCGCGCCCCGCGACATCGCGGTCGCCGAGACCGCGAACCAGGACGAGCACAAGGCGATCTTAGGCTTCAACGTCGACCTCCTCCAGAACGCGGAGTCGGACTTGGAGAACGCGGACGTGAAGCTGTTCAAGAACGAGGTCATCTACCAGCTGGTCGAGGACTACGAGCGCTACGTCGAGGAGAAGCAGCGCGCCCAACAGGAGACGGTGCTCGACAAGGTCGTGCGCCCGGCCCGCTTCCGCATCCTCCCCGACCACACCTTCCGGCAGAACGACCCCGCGGTCGTCGGCGTCGAAGTCATCTCCGGCACGCTCCAGAACAACCGCAACGTTGGCTACTTCGAGGGCAACGAGTTCGAGCGCGTCGGTGGCCTCTCCGGCATTCAAAAGCAGGGCGAGGACGTCGACGAGGCGCGCTCGGGCGAGCGCGTCAGCATCGCCATCGACGGGCCGACCGTCGGCCGCGGCATCGAGGAGGGCGACACGCTCTGGACCGAGGTGCCCGAGAAGCACGCGAAGATCCTCGAACAGGAGCTGAAAGAGGAGATCACCGCCGACGAGCGCGAGGCGCTTCAGGGCTACCTGGAGACGCGGCGGAAGCGCGACCCCTTCTGGGGCAAGTAAGCCCCCGAAGACACTTTTCCGCCGAGCGATCAGCGCCACCCATGGTCTCCCGAGAGAACGCGATCATCCTCCTGTTCATGGCGGCCGGCCTCGCGCTGGCCTACGGCGCTCGCGTCGTGACGGACCTGGGCGACCGCCTCCTGATCGGCGTGCTTCTGCTCGTCGCCGTCGTGGCGCCGCAGCTGGTCATCGGCTACGTCGACGGCGCCGAGTCGGCCTGACCAGCGGGCGACCGCGCTCGCGCCCGCGCCGCGACCAGAACAGGTCGTCCCTCTCAGTCACGCGTACACCAGAATGAGCACGGCGACGAAGGCGAGCTCGCCGCCCACGAGCAGCGCCGCGAGCAGCCACGCCCGGTAGGTCCACAGCCACTCGCGGGCGGCCGCGACCCGGTCTCCGCCGCCGGCCTCGGACTCGTCGCGGTACGCGGCGTCGACCCGCCACCCCGTCTCCGGGTCGTACGTCGCGGGGACGCGAGTCCCGACCAGTTCGTCCACGTCCAGCGGCGAGACGCCGGCGGCCTCCAGAAAGTCGAGGAACGCCTCGGACTCTTGCAGGGATCCGTCGCGGGGCGCGTCGAACCGCTCGGTGTGGGTGGCGTCGCCGTGCGGCGGGCGCATCTCGACGACGACGCGGTCGCCGACGGAGCGCACCCGCGTGACGATCAGCGCGTTCTCCTCGTCGTTGAGGTACGCCTCGCGGAGCCGCCGCTTCACCTCCTCGTCGACGCCCGCGTCGTCGAGGTCGTCGGGGAGCGAGTCGGCGTCCGAGAGGGCGTCGGTGTCGGAGCGGGCGTCGGGGAGCGCGTCGACGTCCACGTCGTCGGTCCTTTCGCGGTCGGCGGTCGTCGAGACGCTCTCGTCACCGCCGGGTCGGTCCGCCATCGATCCGGAGTTGGCGGCCCGCTCTCATAAGGTCACGGCCGCGTACGTGACCGGTTTCGCTGTGGACGGTCCGCGGGCCGAGCGCGCCGAAGTCCCGGTCGCTCGGCCGTACGAAGGTGACACTTGTAAACTGGCGATCGATACGGACGCCACCGAAGCCCCGCCCCGCACGGCACCTCACACCTCCCCAGCCTCGCCGCTCGCTCCCTCCGGTCGCTCGCGGCGTCCCTCGCGCGTGCTGTCTCGCGCCCTCCGGGCGCTCGCAGGCACGCGCCAGCGCACTTCGACTGCCAGGCGCTCACTGGAGCCGGTAGCGTAAGATCGCGGCGATACCGCCGAGGTTGGCGAGCTGCTCGCCGGGGGCGAACTCCGAGGAGAAGACGACCACGTCGCCGCCCTGTTGCTCGACCGACTCGATCACCGCGTTCACGTCGATGTCCCAGTCGCCGTCGCCCTGGCGCTCGGTCCGGAGGCGCTCGTCGACGACGAGCAGCGTCTCGACCGCGCCGAACTCGGCGGCCTCGGCGGTGTCGTCGGGCCCGTACGTCGCCTTCTCGCCTTTCGCGATGTTCTCGGTCAGCTCGTCGATGAGGCTCGCCTCCTTCGAGATGCGGGTCTCCTTCTGGACCTCGTCGACCGCGCCGCGCTTCAGCACCTCGTGGACGCCCCGGTCGCCCGCCGCGGAGGTGTCGACGACCGAGATGCGGTCGGTCAGGTCGCGGTGCTCCTCGTCGATGTAGTCGCGCGCGTCGTTCTTCGTAAACCCCGGCCCGGCCAGGATGACGGCGTCGGCGTCGAGGTGCGCGAGCGCCTCGCCGAGCTCCGCGAACAGCTCCTCGCGCGGCCGCGAGAACTCGCCTTTCCCGGTCGGCTTCGTGAACGAGGCGTACTCCTCCGTGCCGTACTGCTGGACCGTGTGGACGTAGGCGGCGCCCTCCTCGACGGTGGCGATGGCCACGTCGGGGTTCTCCGCGGCCTCGGTGGCCTCCTCCAGCCGCTCCGTCTGGTCCGGTTTGAAGTGCTTCTCGACGGTTATCTCGTCGTGCTCCTCGACGTTGAGCGTGTGGTGGGCGTTGAGCTGGTCCTCCCGTGAGCAGCCGACGATGACGCCGCCCACGCGGAGCCGGTTGGCGAACCGCGCGAACTCCACGTCCTCGACCTCCAGCGTGACGAAGATGTGCTCGCGCTGGCCGCCGGTGTCCCGCATCTGGTCGTCGTTCCGCTGGATCCGCCGGGTGGTGTCGCCCTCGACCAGGTCCCCGGGTTCGAGGACGTGCGCGAGGTGCCAGAGGTCGTCCACGTTCTCGGGGACCAGCGTGAGCCGTTCCCGGCCCTCCTCGCCGTACCCCCGCTCGGAGATGCGCATGTCCGGGCGTTCGCTCGCGCCCGTATCAACTCTTGTCTTCCGCCTCGGACAGCGCCGGCCCCCACTCGAAGCCGCCGGTCGGATCGGCGTCCCCCTCGCCCGCCCCGCCCGGGCGGGTCGGATCGCCGTCGCCGACCGCGTCGCTCCCCTCGCCGACCGAAACGCCGCGGCCGACCTGAACCGCGGCCGGCGGCTCGCTCCGCATCGGCCGTCCGCCGTCCCCCGACACCACGGGGGCCGGGGGTCCGTCGCCGGCCGGACCGACACCTGAGCTCGCCCCGGCGCCGGCTCCCGCTTCCTCGCCCGAGCGCGCGGCGTCGTGCGCCGTGCCGACCGGCTGCCGCGTCGCGGTCGGCGCGGTCGCTGCCGCCGTCTCCTCGGTCAGGCTGTCGGCCGCGCCCCGCCCGTAGAGGTCGTGTGCGACGATCCGAGCGAGGAAGGCGACGGCGACGCCGACGACGAGCGGGACCGTCGGCGCCGCGACGGCGTACCCGACCGCGAGCGCCCCGACGGCCAGCGTCCAGCCGGTCGCGTACGGTCCCGTCGCGGCGACGCCGGCCACCGTTCGCGGGTCGAGCCCGTCCCGGAGGCGGCCGGACGCGGCGAACGCGGCGAGCGCCGCGGGGCGGACGTACGCGAACGCCGCCAGGTACGCGCCGACGAGCGCGAGGACGGCGCCGGCGGCGACGACGGCGACGGCGGCCGGGCCGTTCGGCCCGAGCGCCGACTCGACGGCGGTCGCGGTCGCCGTCGGCTCGACGGGGCCCGCGACGAGCGCGGCGACGGCGCCGCCCGCGACCGCGAGCCCGCCAGCGAGGGGCGCGAGCAGCGCCGCGGACAGCAGCGCCGACTTGAGGCCGTCCCTGGCCAGCTCTCCCCAGGCGACGAGCGACGGGGCGCCGGCGGCCTCGCCGGGCTGGATCGCCGCCCGCGTCACCCGGACGAGGTAGCCGCGCGCCACGAGCGACGGCGCGAGCGCGACCGGGGCCGCGACGGCGACGGCGGGGCTGACGAAGAGGACGCCGGCGAGCCACAGGGGCGTGAGGATCCACCCCAACAGCGTCACGGACCCGCCGACGAGGACGACGCCCGCGGTGTCGTCGGTTCGCGTCAGCGCCGTCGCGGCCGCGGTGAGCATGTGACCGGACACAGGGACGGGAGCCGCATAAATGGTACCCGGCCCGAGCGTTTATATCGCTTCGCGGAGTATTGCCGTCCGGCCGCGCGGGACAATCGTGTGCCTCTGACAACCCACCCGCGGCCGCCACTCGGCGGCCGCCCCCCGTCCGCGGCTTTCTGCCGACGCCGTTCCCCCAGACGCGTCGCCGCCGCGTGCCGGTACCGATTTATCCCGTCCCGCCGACGGATCGGGTATGACCGGCGACGAGGGGACGACCGATCTGGAGCCGGAGCTCAGGAGCTACGGCGTCAGCGTCGAATCGATCGACGGGGGCGACCCGCTGGAGCTGACGTACATGACCGCGTTCCCCGGCCGCGAGGTCCACCGCGGCGAGATCGGGCGCGCGCTCAACGCGCTCATCGACGAGGCCGAGGCCGGCGAGTGGGACCCCGTCCGGGTCGAGGGGACGGTGGTCCGCTCGCCCGGC includes the following:
- the infB gene encoding translation initiation factor IF-2; translated protein: MTDHTHADTLRTPIVAVLGHVDHGKTSLLDTIRGSAVSEGEAGAITQHIGATDIPLDTISGMAGELIDPSDFDLPGLLFIDTPGHHSFSTLRARGGALADIAVLVVDVNDGFQPQTEEAIDILRRTGTPFVVAANKVDTTPGWNPQDGEPIQRSMDAQSERAKSMLDENLYEIIGQLSDAGFSADLYWRVQDFQKNIGVVPLSALTGEGVPDLLTVLMGLSQRFMKEEMAIDVTGPGEGTVLEVKDERGFGATVDTVVYDGVIRNGDTVVVGGQDEPIVTEIRALLRPRPLAEIRTEKEFEKVGEVAAAAGVKIAAPDLDQAMAGAPVRVVRDRTVDQVVEEVKAELAEIEVETADNGVVVKADTLGSLEAMANALREAEVPILRAEVGDIAPRDIAVAETANQDEHKAILGFNVDLLQNAESDLENADVKLFKNEVIYQLVEDYERYVEEKQRAQQETVLDKVVRPARFRILPDHTFRQNDPAVVGVEVISGTLQNNRNVGYFEGNEFERVGGLSGIQKQGEDVDEARSGERVSIAIDGPTVGRGIEEGDTLWTEVPEKHAKILEQELKEEITADEREALQGYLETRRKRDPFWGK
- a CDS encoding mRNA surveillance protein pelota, producing the protein MRISERGYGEEGRERLTLVPENVDDLWHLAHVLEPGDLVEGDTTRRIQRNDDQMRDTGGQREHIFVTLEVEDVEFARFANRLRVGGVIVGCSREDQLNAHHTLNVEEHDEITVEKHFKPDQTERLEEATEAAENPDVAIATVEEGAAYVHTVQQYGTEEYASFTKPTGKGEFSRPREELFAELGEALAHLDADAVILAGPGFTKNDARDYIDEEHRDLTDRISVVDTSAAGDRGVHEVLKRGAVDEVQKETRISKEASLIDELTENIAKGEKATYGPDDTAEAAEFGAVETLLVVDERLRTERQGDGDWDIDVNAVIESVEQQGGDVVVFSSEFAPGEQLANLGGIAAILRYRLQ
- a CDS encoding DUF4013 domain-containing protein, with product MLTAAATALTRTDDTAGVVLVGGSVTLLGWILTPLWLAGVLFVSPAVAVAAPVALAPSLVARGYLVRVTRAAIQPGEAAGAPSLVAWGELARDGLKSALLSAALLAPLAGGLAVAGGAVAALVAGPVEPTATATAVESALGPNGPAAVAVVAAGAVLALVGAYLAAFAYVRPAALAAFAASGRLRDGLDPRTVAGVAATGPYATGWTLAVGALAVGYAVAAPTVPLVVGVAVAFLARIVAHDLYGRGAADSLTEETAAATAPTATRQPVGTAHDAARSGEEAGAGAGASSGVGPAGDGPPAPVVSGDGGRPMRSEPPAAVQVGRGVSVGEGSDAVGDGDPTRPGGAGEGDADPTGGFEWGPALSEAEDKS